TGGACAATCCCCGGACGATTTTTTTGTGGCCAATTTATCTTTTTAATCTCAGGATTATGTCGCACAATATAATTTACTAAGGTGTTAGATTCTTTATTCCCTGTTTCATGTACCAATAAACCCGCGGGTTTATTAATCGCTATTAAATCCATATCTTCATAAATAATTTTAATTGTTTTATTAATATTATTTTTCATTAAGATATCTCTTTTGGGCCATTTGAATTATTTTATCTAATAAATCTTTAAAATTTACTCCCGCCGCTTTAGCCGCTTTTGGAACCAAAGAGGTTTTTGTCATTCCGGGAATTGTATTGATCTCAATAAAATATATTTCATTCGAATCTTTGGGCCAGATAAAATCTAATCTGGCTAGATCAAAACAATTCAAAGCCTTATAAATTTCAATCGCCTCTCTTTGAACTTTTTGAGAAATATTGGCCGGGATTTGAGCTGGGCATATTTCTAAACTTCCACCAACTTCATATTTAGCTCGATAATCAAAATAATCTGAAACTTGAGGAATAATCTCAATTACAGGTAAGGCTTCTGGCTTTTTATTCCCCATTACCGCTACTGTTAATTCTCGTCCCTCAAGATATTTTTCAATTATTACTACCTGATCAAATTTTAACGCAAGATTAATCCCTTTTTTTAAATCCCTTTTTTGTTTTATTATTGATCCACCTATTGAAGAGCCAAGTTGGTTTGGCTTTACAAATAAGGGCAAGGGAATTTTTTCAAGTACTTCTTCAATATTGTATTGTTGCCCCCTTTCAATAATAGTATCTTGGGGAATTTTAAAGCCAAGATTTTTAACGATAATTTTCGAGATTTTTTTGTTCATGCAGAGCGCAGAAGACAAAACCCCAGAAAAAACATATTTAACTTCCATCATCTCTAACATCCCTTGAAGTTTACCGTCTTCGCCAAATGAACCATGAAAAATCGGAAGCACTAGATCAAATATGTTTTTATTTAAATTTTGAGACCATTTTCCTTTTCGTGAAATTTTTATTGGTGTTATTTGATACTTATTTTTATTAAGAGCGGCAATTACTTGTTTTGCCGAATTAATTGAGATATCGTGTTCCGCACTTTTACCACCAAAAATTACCGCCAGTTTTAATTTTTTTGACATTATTTTAATTTTGTGGAAATTTAATTATTTTCGGACCGTGTGGAGTATCCTCGACCATCATACCTAATCGAAATAATTTTTGTCTGATTAAATCAGCTTTTTTAAATTTTTTGTCTTTTCTGAGCTTTTCCCTCTCTTGAATAATTGTCATTATTTTAGAATCAGGATCAATCATTGTGGCTTCATTTAATTTCAATCCTAAAATTTGATCATATTTTAACCATAATTTTGCATTATTGGCTTTGTGCAAAATAGATAAGGCAGATGGAATATCTATATCATTATAAATGGCTTTATTAATTTGGGAAGACAAATCTTGACCTTTATTGCCCATCGCCACAATCACATAAATTCCCATTAATGTTTTTTGGGCTTTTTCTAATTCTTCCCAGGTGAAATTTATTTTTGACCGATAATGATTTGTTAACATTAAATATCTAAATGCCTGAGCGTAAAAACCATGTTGCACAAGATCGGCTAAGGTATAAAAATTTCCCGATGACTTTGCCATTTTTTTACCATTAACTAATAAAAATTCCACGTGAAGCCAAAAATTTGCTAATTTAGTTCTAAAAGCAGCTTCACTTTGCGCAATTTCATTTTTATGATGTACGGGAATATGATCAACGCCACCAGTATGAATATCAAATATCTTCCCTAAATATTTTTCACTCATCGCTGTACATTCGATATGCCAGCCCGGAAATCCCTTACCCCAAGGTGAATCCCATTCCATTTGGCGTTTTTGATTTTTTGAAGAAAATTTCCATAAAGCAAAATCTGATTCATTTCTCTTTTCTGGATTTTTTTTGATTCTTCTTTTTGAATTTGGGTTGCGAATTCCAAATAATTTCGAATAATCTTTAATTTTTGAAGTATCAAAATAAATCCCATCCGAAATTCGGTACGTAAATCCGGCTTTTTCTATTTTTGAAATCAAATCAATTTGTTCGGCAATATGATGAGTTGCACGAGGCAAAATGGTCGGTTTTTTGATATTTAATTTTTCTAAATCGGCCATAAATGCCTGGGTATATTTATTAGTTATTTTTTTAGCTGTGGTCTGAGCTTTTTGAGCGGCTTTTTCAATCTTATCCTCGCCCTCATCTTCATCAGAAGTTAAGTGTCCAACATCAGTAATATTCATCACTTGGCAGACTTTATAATTATTAAATTCTAATACCCGTCTCACCAAATCAGAAAAGATAAAAGCGCGCAAATTGCCAATATGAGCAAAGTCATATACCGTCGGCCCACAACTATACATTTTAACTTTTCGATCTTTAACGGGAGTAAATTCTTCGATTTGGCGTGTTAATGAATTAAAAAATTTTAATGCCATTATTCTTCTTTCTTGCCTTTATTTAATTTTTTATGACGTGGTTCGTTTGATTTATCCTCGTCGTGGTCCCCCTCCCCTTCACCCAACCAGTCAATTACTGGTTCGGCTTCTTCTAATAACCCGCCACACTCTGAACATTCTTCGGTTAATTTTTCAGTCACAAACCCACAATTTTGGCATATATAACTCATTTAGCCTCCTCTAAAATTCTTTACGACCCTCCAAGGCTCGAGATAAAGTAATTTCATCCGCATACTCTAAATCTCCTCCAACCGGTAAACCGCGGGCAATTCTCGTAATTTTAATATTTTTTAAATTTGAATTATCAGATTTAATTTTAGAAATTTCTTTGGTAATATACATTGCCGTTGCTTCGCCTTCCAAGTCAGGATTATTAGCTAATATAATTTCCAAAATTGGTTTATTGCTTTTTTTCAGACGCCTCAAAAGTGCCGGAATTTTAATATCATCTGGCCCAATTCCATCTATTGGTGAAATTGCGCCACCCAAAATGTGATATAAGCCATTATATTCATTAGTTTTCTCGATCGCAATCACGTCTAAAGGATTTTCAACCACCATAATTTTGGTCCGATCACGCTTCGGATCGGCACAAATTGGACATAAATTATCTACCGTAATATTATCACATTCAGAACAATTTTTAATTTTAGTTTTTAAATTTATCACTGCTTCACCTAATTCCGTCACTTCCAGGTTTGACAAATGCAATAAGTAAAATGTTAAGCGAGAAGCGGTTTTAGGACCAATTCCCGGTAGTTTTGCAAAATTATCAATTAACCTCAAGACGGATTCTGGAATTATATTTGTCATTTTTCTTCACTTTTTAATTTTTGACTTTCTAACTTTTGCTTGTCTGGAAATTCCCAACTCGCCCATTTACATTTAGGATATTGCGAACAACCCCAAAATACTTTTCCTTTTTTGGTTCGTCTTTCAATAATATCACCCTTACCACATTCTGGACAAGTCAAGCCAATTTTTTTAATAATTGATTTGGTAAATTTACATTTTGGATATTTTGAACAGGCCAAAAATTGACCAAATCGGCTTTCTTTAATGACCATGTCTGCACCACATTTTTCACATTTTTCATTGGAAATCTGTTTTTCAATTTTTTTATCTTGACGCACCGAACCAGTTTCTACTAATGGCTTTGAAAATTTACAATCCGGGAAACCAGTACAAGATAAAAATTTTCCAAAACGACCATATTTAATTTCCATTGGTTTGCCGCATTTTTCACATTTTTCATCAGTTGTTTGTGTAATTAAATCCTTTTTTTTGACTTCTTTTTCTTTATTCTTCAAATTCGCCGAGAAATCTAACCAAAATTTATCTAAAAAAGCTTCGCTTTCTTTTTTGCCCATCGCAATTTTATCTAAATCTTTTTCCATATCCGCTGTAAAATCGATGTCAACAATTTTAGGGAAATGTTTTTTTAACAATTTAGTCACCATTTCACCCAACTCTTCAAGATAAAAATATTTACCTTTTTTAACTACATAACGACGATCTTGAATTGTGGTGATGACTGGTGCGTATGTTGATGGTCGACCAATACCATTTTTCTCTAAAGCTTTAATTAATTCAGCTTCAGTAAATCTGGCTGGAGGTTCGGTAAATTTTTGCTCACTAATTAATTCAATTAAATTTAACTCTTCCCCAATTTTCATAACCGGTAAAGTAAAAATTACTGGAA
This is a stretch of genomic DNA from Patescibacteria group bacterium. It encodes these proteins:
- a CDS encoding D-alanine--D-alanine ligase, with protein sequence MSKKLKLAVIFGGKSAEHDISINSAKQVIAALNKNKYQITPIKISRKGKWSQNLNKNIFDLVLPIFHGSFGEDGKLQGMLEMMEVKYVFSGVLSSALCMNKKISKIIVKNLGFKIPQDTIIERGQQYNIEEVLEKIPLPLFVKPNQLGSSIGGSIIKQKRDLKKGINLALKFDQVVIIEKYLEGRELTVAVMGNKKPEALPVIEIIPQVSDYFDYRAKYEVGGSLEICPAQIPANISQKVQREAIEIYKALNCFDLARLDFIWPKDSNEIYFIEINTIPGMTKTSLVPKAAKAAGVNFKDLLDKIIQMAQKRYLNEK
- the recR gene encoding recombination mediator RecR, yielding MTNIIPESVLRLIDNFAKLPGIGPKTASRLTFYLLHLSNLEVTELGEAVINLKTKIKNCSECDNITVDNLCPICADPKRDRTKIMVVENPLDVIAIEKTNEYNGLYHILGGAISPIDGIGPDDIKIPALLRRLKKSNKPILEIILANNPDLEGEATAMYITKEISKIKSDNSNLKNIKITRIARGLPVGGDLEYADEITLSRALEGRKEF
- the cysS gene encoding cysteine--tRNA ligase, with the protein product MALKFFNSLTRQIEEFTPVKDRKVKMYSCGPTVYDFAHIGNLRAFIFSDLVRRVLEFNNYKVCQVMNITDVGHLTSDEDEGEDKIEKAAQKAQTTAKKITNKYTQAFMADLEKLNIKKPTILPRATHHIAEQIDLISKIEKAGFTYRISDGIYFDTSKIKDYSKLFGIRNPNSKRRIKKNPEKRNESDFALWKFSSKNQKRQMEWDSPWGKGFPGWHIECTAMSEKYLGKIFDIHTGGVDHIPVHHKNEIAQSEAAFRTKLANFWLHVEFLLVNGKKMAKSSGNFYTLADLVQHGFYAQAFRYLMLTNHYRSKINFTWEELEKAQKTLMGIYVIVAMGNKGQDLSSQINKAIYNDIDIPSALSILHKANNAKLWLKYDQILGLKLNEATMIDPDSKIMTIIQEREKLRKDKKFKKADLIRQKLFRLGMMVEDTPHGPKIIKFPQN
- the topA gene encoding type I DNA topoisomerase, whose product is EINSFKATEFWQILANLSKKNKIKENFKAGLVEIDGKKFDKMTIGKRKADNIQKELKSAKYRVKNLETKNEKRYPAPPYVTSTLQQDASRKLGFSAKKTMMIAQQLYEGIKISGKGRVGLITYMRTDSVQISKKAQKDALKVIEQVYGQKYVPETPRIFKTRSKLAQEAHEAIRPTYPEIEPKKITQDLSLDQNQLYGLIWKRFIASQMREAEFAVTIVEIAAKKYIFRAKGEQIIFIGFLKAYSVPVIFTLPVMKIGEELNLIELISEQKFTEPPARFTEAELIKALEKNGIGRPSTYAPVITTIQDRRYVVKKGKYFYLEELGEMVTKLLKKHFPKIVDIDFTADMEKDLDKIAMGKKESEAFLDKFWLDFSANLKNKEKEVKKKDLITQTTDEKCEKCGKPMEIKYGRFGKFLSCTGFPDCKFSKPLVETGSVRQDKKIEKQISNEKCEKCGADMVIKESRFGQFLACSKYPKCKFTKSIIKKIGLTCPECGKGDIIERRTKKGKVFWGCSQYPKCKWASWEFPDKQKLESQKLKSEEK